A single Vulpes lagopus strain Blue_001 chromosome 3, ASM1834538v1, whole genome shotgun sequence DNA region contains:
- the CCNG1 gene encoding cyclin-G1, which produces MIEVLTTTESQKLLHQLNALLEQESRCQPKVCGLRLIESAHDNGLRMTARLRDFEVKDLLSLTQFFGFDTETFSLAVNLLDRFLSKMKVQPKHLGCVGLSCFYLAVKSIEEERNVPLATDLIRISQYRFTVSDLMRMEKIVLEKVCWKVKATTAFQFLQLYYSLIQENLPIERKNSLNFERLEAQLKACHCRIIFSKAKPSVLALSIIALEIQAQKFVELTEGIECLQTHSKINGRDLTFWQELVSKCLTEYSSNKCSKPNVQKLKWIVSGRTARQLKHSYYRITHLPTIPEMVP; this is translated from the exons ATGATAGAAGTACTGACAACAACTGAATCTCAGAAACTGCTACACCAGCTGAATGCCCTATTGGAACAGGAGTCCAGATGTCAGCCAAAGGTCTGCGGCTTGAGACTAATTGAATCTGCACACGATAATGGCCTCAGAATGACTGCAAGACTAAGGGACTTTGAAGTAAAAGATCTTCTTAGTCTAACTCAGTTCTTTGGCTTTGACACGGAGACATTTTCTCTAGCTGTGAATTTACTGGACAGATTCCTGTCCAAAATGAAG GTACAGCCCAAGCACCTTGGCTGTGTTGGGCTGAGCTGCTTCTATTTGGCTGTTAAATcaatagaagaggaaaggaatgtCCCATTGGCAACTGACTTGATCCGAATAAGCCAGTATAGGTTCACGGTTTCAGACTTGATGAGAATGGAAAAGATTGTATTGGAGAAAGTGTGTTGGAAAGTCAAAGCTACTACTGCCTTTCAATTTCTGCAACTCTACTACTCACTTATTCAAGAGAACTTACCAATTGAAAG gaagaatagCCTTAATTTTGAAAGACTAGAAGCTCAACTTAAGGCATGCCACTGCAGGATCATATTTTCTAAAgcaaag CCTTCTGTGTTGGCATTGTCTATCATTGCACTGGAGATCCAAGCACAGAAGTTTGTAGAGTTAACTGAAGGAATAGAATGTCTTCAGACACATTCCAAG ATAAATGGCAGAGATTTGACCTTCTGGCAAGAACTTGTATCCAAGTGTTTAACTGAATATTCATCAAACAAGTGTTCCAAACCAAATGTTCAGAAGTTGAAATGGATTGTTTCTGGACGTACTGCACGGCAATTGAAGCATAGTTACTACAGAATAACCCACCTTCCAACAATTCCTGAAATGGTCCCTTAA